TGAGGATACGCCCTGGCATCCGTAGCCACCGTATACACTTTCCCGCCGTATTCTGCTTTAATGGCCTGTTTCGCTTCTTCGATAGATTCCTTTAGTTCCACAAGTTCCAACGCTTCTTTGCGGTCGGGGTTGTATACCGCCCCGTATCCTGTCTGCCAGTAATCGGTAATCTCCCGGATTAATTTGCGCTGGGTAGGAAGCGGATGAATCACATAATAGCGTGCCAAGTTATAAGTAATCGCGCAGCGGGCAATATCGTGAATATCCAGGTTGGTAATCGATGTCGTGATTATTTCCGAATTCTTATTATAGACAGGATAGTGAACCAGTCCAAGAAAAACGCGATTATTCATCTTTTTGACGCTCCTCCCGGGCGATCTCCTCCAAGAGTTCTCGGTCCTCTTCAGAAAGACTGGCCTTAGCCAAGAGATCGGGCCGTCTCAACAATGTGCGCCTTAATGACTCTTTACGCCGCCAGACCCGGATTTGTTCATGATTTCCGGAAAGCAAAACGTCAGGAACCCTCATGCCGCGAAAATCCCTGGGCCTTGTGTACTGCGGGTGTTCGAGAAGCCCATCATAAAACGAGTCAGTCAACGGCGATTCCTTTTCTCCTAAAACCCCGGGCAAGAGCCTGCACACAGCGTCGATGACCACCATGGCAGGAAGTTCGCCTCCCGTTAAAACATAGTCGCCGATCGATAGCTCATAATCGGACAGTGCGCGTATCCTTTCGTCATATCCCTCGTAATGACCGCAAATGATAGCCAGTGATTCCTCGCTGGCCAAAAGCTTGGCCAGCGCCTGATCAAAAGTTTTCCCTTGAGGAGTCATGAGAAGCACCTTCCCTGGACGGGGACAGTTTTTTTCCAGGGCATAATAAATTGGTTCCGGCTTTAACACCATTCCGGCTCCCCCGCCAAAAGGACTATCATCCACATTCTTATGCCGGGAGGGGGAATAATACCGGTAATCAATAATTTTAATACTAATAAGTCCTTTTTCCCGGGCTTTTTTAAGGATACTGTTATCGAGAGGTCCGGTAAACATTTCCGGGAAAAGAGTGAAAACGCAAATATCCATAGGGACCCTCCAAAATTTATAAATCCAGCAGTCCAGGCGGGAGTTTCACTCTTATTGCGCCAGAAGACAAATCGATTTTCTCCACAACTTCCTTGAGCGCGGGTATAAGAATCTCTTTTTTACTCCCCACGGCTTTCACCACATAGACATCGTTGCTGCCGGTTTTAATAACATCAATCATTTTTCCCAGCAGCTTATCATCTTCGTAAACATTAAGGCCTATCAATTGAAATATATAGTAATGACCCTCCGGCAGCGGTTTCAATTCGGAAACCGGAAGTTCCAGGTAAAGCCCCTTCATTTTTTCAGCTTCGAGCAGATCGTTTATTTCGGCAAAAGCAACCAGCACCATACCTTTGTGAATCCTGGCAGACGCAACATTGTACTTGATGTAATCCCTGTCTTTCCTGAAAACATAAACTTGGGTCAATTCTTCAAACCGGCCGGGATCGTCAGTGAGAGGCAGCACCTTCAACTCTCCCCTGCAGCCGTGGGTATTAACGATCTGGCCGATTTTTATAAACTGCTCCATTAGAATCCCTGCCTTTTATCAGCCATAATTCCAGCCGCTCGCACAGGGCCCAAACCTGGCCTAAAAACCTCCAGGCCAGGTTTGGGAATCATCCCTTTTAAGTCCTTGAAAACAAAGAGAGGCAAGAGGCCCCTCCTTACTGCGTGATATCCACAATCACTTTCTTGCCTTCCTCGCGGGCGGCCGCCGCCCTGACCAGGGTACGGATCGCCCTGGCTATCCTGCCTTGTTTGCCAATCACTTTACCCATATCATTAGGCGCGACACGCAGCTCGATAAAAATGATTCTGTTCTCTTCCCGCTCAGTAATCCTGACCTCTTCCGGGTGGTCAACCAGGGCCAGCACCAGAGCTTCTACTAATTCTTTTAATCCTTTCACTTGCCTACCCCCAAACATTCGGTTATTCGCTCAATTTAGCGATAATACCGGTTTTGTTTAGTAAAGACCGGGCAGTCTCGGATGGTTGGGCGCCGTTTTTCAACCAGTATAATGCTCTTTCCTCGTTTATTTTAATTATTGAAGGGTTTTTGGTCGGATCATAATAACCAAGCTCTTCAATAAACTTCCCGTCGCGTGGGGAACGGGAATCAGCCACTACCAGGCGATAGAAAGGGGCTTTCTTTGCTCCCATCCGCTTAAGTCTGATTCGTGTCGCCAATGTTTTCACCTCCTTGCGGCAGCTGGCACATTTCGTTTTACCTGTTCGGTTTTTTTATTTGAAAAAGGGGAAGCCGAAGCCGCCCTTTTTGCCGCCCTTTGCCAGTTGCTGCATCTGGCCAAACTGCTTGAACATCTTCTGGGACTGTTCGTACTGCTTGATGAGCCTGTTAACCTCCTGCACGGATGTGCCGCTCCCGGCCGCAATGCGTTTTCTGCGGCTGCCGTTTATGATCTCCGGTTTTCTTCTTTCTTCTTTGGTCATGGAGAGAACAATGGCCTCCGTCCTCTTGATGTCCTTTTCGCTGATTTCCATCCCTTGCCATCCTTTAACCTTTCCCATCCCCGGGAGCATATCCATAAGCTGGCTGATTGGTCCCATGGACCTCATCTGCTGCAACTGGTCCAAAAAATCTTCCAGGGTATATTCGCTTTTTCGCAGCTTTCTCTCCAGTTCAGCGGCTTTTTGAGCGTCAACACTGGCCTGGGCCTTCTCAATCAAAGTGAGGACATCGCCCATCCCCAGTATGCGCGAAGCCATGCGGTCAGGATGAAACGGCTCCAGGGAATCGAGTTTTTCTCCCATCCCAGCAAACTTAATCGGTTTCCCTGTAACGGCTTTGACCGAAATAGCCGCACCGCCACGAGTATCTCCCTCAAGCTTGGTTAGAATGACGCCATCAAGTCCCAGGCGCCCATTAAAAACCTCGGCCGCGTTTACGGCATCCTGGCCGGTCATGGCATCAACCACCAGCAGGATCTCGTGAGGCCTGCAGGCGGACTTCATTCGTTCTAGTTCCGTCATCAGCTCGTCGTCGATGTGCAAACGCCCGGCCGTATCAATAATAACTACGTCCAGACCCTGGCATTCCGCATATTCTTTCGCTGCCCTGGCAATATCCACCGGGTCATGTTTATCTCCCCTGGAAAAAACGGGGACTTCGACCTGTTCGCCCAGGATTTCAAGCTGCTTGACGGCCGCAGGGCGGTAAACATCGCCGGCAACCAGGAGCGGCCTTCTGCCCTGTCTTTTCAATAATCGCGCCAGCTTGCCGCAGGTCGTGGTCTTGCCCGAACCCTGCAGTCCCACCAGCATAATTACGGTAGGAGGCCGCGATGCTGTCGTTATCTTGCTCGCGGTACCGCCCATCAGCCGGGTCATTTCTTCATGGACGATCTTTATAACCTGCTGCCCGGGAGTAAGGCTGGCCATGACTTCCGCTCCCACGGCCCTTTCTTTCACTTTTCCGATAAAGTCTTTGACAACTTTATAATTCACGTCTGCTTCCAGAAGAGCCATCCGAACTTCGCGCAGGGCCTGCTCAACGTCTTTTTCCGAAACCTTTCCCTTGCCTCGCAAAACCTTGAAAGCTTTCTGCAGTTTCTCGGCCAGTCCCTCAAAAGCCATATTCGTCACCTACCAGCTTTTTTCGATTTTATCAAGGATAACCTGAAGATTGTAAAGTTCGGCGGGGCTCACTTTCCCTTGCAGGCTGGCCAGTTTCACCTTCATATTTTCAACCAATCTGCATCTCTCCATGTGCCTACCTACCAGCCCAAGCTTCTCTTCATATGATTCCAATGCTTCCTCGGACCTTTGCAGCAAATCGTAAACGGCGTTGCGCGAGACATTCTTTATCTGGGCTATTTCACCCAAAGAAAGGTCTTGCTGGAAGTAGAGATCGTACACCTCTTGCTGTTTTTTTTGTTAACAGAGAACCGTAAAAATCAAACAAAAGAGCGCGGCGGACCATACCGTCCATGGTCATGCACCAACCCTGCCGTTTATGCTGTTAAGTAAAAAAACTTAACAGGGTATATTTTACCCTGTTATCTTTGCCGTGTCAAATGCCAAGATAGGACTTCAGCCTGTCCAGTTTTAGCTGTTCAAGAAAAACCTGCGGGTTTCCCAACTGCCGGGTTTTGATAAATACACCGTGACAGTCCGAACCCCCGGAAATATCAAGCCTTCCTTTCCTGCACCAGTCCAGGCAAAAATTGACTTCTTCCCTGTCGTGTTCGGGATGCCAGCATTCGATTCCGGTGATGCCCAGCTGTGTAAAATGTTCCAAGACCTCCGGCAAATTCAGCCTTTTATGGAGGTTCCCGGCCGGATGGGCCAGGAAAGGCACCCCTCCTGCCTCTGTTACCGTCTTGATTACCTCCTCCGGCGGCGGGAAAACGGGAAATTCAAGCCTGTATTTTTCAGTAAAAAGATTCGTAAAAAAATCTCCCGCATCTTTGCAGAGCCCTTCATCAATCAGGAAATTCAACGCTTTCCAGCCGCCGCGGGTCCCGTCATCCCGGTAATTCCTGTACTTTTCAAAATCAAGCCGGTAACCCTGCTTGATCAGGGTTCTGATGCTGTCGTCATCTTTCTTGTTCATCAGGTCCGTGTTATGCTGCAGGAGTTCGTTAAGCCTGCGGTTTGCCGGATCGATGCCATAACCCAGGATATGAAAAAGATTCCCCTGAACAGAGGTGGAAATCTCGACCCCTGGTATGAAGCAAAGCCCTTCTTCCCTGGCCAGCTCCTGTGTTTCACTCAAATTTGAAACCGAGTCATGGTCGGTTACAGAAAACATGCTGATGCCTTTTTTCTTCAATGCTCCCACAAGCATTCCGGGCGTCCAGCTGCCGTCGGATGCGGTGGTGTGGATGTGCAGGTCTGCCCTCATCGCCAGTTTCCAGCTTCCCTTCTTTTCTCATTTTGTTTATTTTACCAATCAGCCAGTTCCCTGTACAGTTTAACATATTCCCCGGCTGACCTGTCCCAGCTGTGGTCAGCTTGCACAGCGTTTTTAACGATGCCGGCCCAAACCTCCCTTCTTTTATAAACCTCAAGCGCTTTTTCGACCGCGTCCCTTAAGGCGTCAGCGGAGTATTCCCCAAAACAAAACCCATTGCCCTCGCCTGTGACCTCGTTGTACGGCCTCACCGTATCTTTAAGTCCTCCCGTTTCCCTGACCACCGGTATAGTGCCGTAGCGCAAGGCAATGAGCTGGCTCAGCCCGCACGGCTCAGTGCGCGAAGGCATCAAAAGCATGTCGGAACCTGCATAAATCCTGCGGGCCAGGGATTCGTCAAATGAATTTCTCACCGCCATCCGGGCCGGATACATCCCGGCAGCCGCCGAAAGATGCCTTTCCACCGCCTCATCTCCCGTGCCCAGGACCACCAGCTGTATCTCTTTTTTCAACAGGTCCGGCAAAAGGGCAAGCAAAAGGTTAATCCCTTTATGCTCTGCCAGCCTTGAAACTACTGCCAGCATGGGGATTCTTTCCCTGACCGGCAGGTTAAGCTCCTGCTGGAGCCTCATTTTGTTCTGTCCTTTTTTGCGCAGGGAACAACGGTAGTTGCAGTAAATATGGGGGTCGGTACGAGGATTATAACTCCCGCCGTCAATACCGTTGATTATACCACACAGCTTATCTTTTCTTTTTCGCAGTACATTGTCCATGTTTTCCCCATATGCGGGGGTCATTATTTCTTCGGCATATGTCTTGCTTACCGTCGTCAGCCGGTCGGAAAAGATAATGCCTCCTTGAAGATAATTTATACAGTCAAAAAACCTCAGGCCTTCTGCGTGATAGTAATCGTCTTTTAATCCCACCACATCACCAAGCATCCAGGCCGGAAAAACGCCCTGGTAGGCGATGTTGTGGATTGTAAAAACCGTCTTCAGGGAGGAATAAAAAGGCTGCCGGCTGTAAAACGCCCGCAGGTAAACGCTGACCAGGCCGGTATGCCAGTCATGGCAGTGGAGAACTGAAGGTCGAAAACCAATGAATGGCAAGCTCTCCAGGACCGCGCGCGAAAAAAAGGCGAAGCGCTCGGCATCGTCGCCGTACCCGTAAAGCCCTTCCCTTTTAAAATAATATTCATTATCAAGAAAATACCAGGTTATCCCTTCAAAATGGAGGGCATTAATCCCGCAGTACTGCTTCCGCCAGGAAACCGGAACCGTAAGCGCGCCCAGTTCCTTCATCTTCCGGCGGTAAGCGGCCGGGACATTTCCGTATAAAGGCATGATAACCCGCGCCTCGACTTTTTTCGCTTGTAGGGCCCTGGGAAGAGAGCCGATCACATCCCCCAGGCCTCCGCTCTTGGCAAAAGGAGCTCCTTCCGCAGCGGCAAAAAGAACTTTCATCACCTTTGTTAACTCCATTACAGCATGTTATTCTTGCCAATAACGATGGGCTGTCCTTCTTGGCCTTTCAACACCGTGCCTTTTCTTATCACTACTTCTTTATCCAAGATGACGTTTTCAAGGACAGCATTTTCCTCCACTGCGCTTTTCTGCATGATGATGCTGTTTTTGACCAGGGCGCCGCGCCCGATATCGACACCCCTGAAGAGAACGCTGTTTTCCACGCTGCCTTCAACAATGCAGCCGGAAGCCACCAGGGAGTTCGTAACGCTGCATCCCTCAGAATACCTCGTAGGAGGACCGTCTTTTGTCTTTGTATAAATCGGCCCGTGGCCAAAAAACAGTTCCTGTGAGATTTCAGGATTCAGGAGTTCCATATTGTGCCTGAAATAGGACTCGACCGAGTTGATCCTGGCAAGATAACCTTTAAACGGAAAAGCAAAGACTTCAATATCATCGAGGTTGCCGGCAATAACAGCGGTAAGATCCCAGTTGCCTGAAGCCAGAGCTGCCCAGATCAATTCTTTAAGAAATTCTCGCCGCATGATCATCATTTCCATCGAAACATTGTTGTGCCCCAATTTATATGGTGTCCTGTAAATCCCGTTAACCCGCCCGTCATCACCCACGCCCAAGAAAACAACCCCACTCAAGTCAGCTGCGCTGCCTTTCTCCTGTTTATAAATCATGGTAATATGGGCATTTTTTTGCTTGTGGTAAACCAACACGTCCTGGTAGTTGAGGTTACAGATTACATTATTGCCGGAAATTACCACATACTGCTGCCTGCTCTTTTCCAGGTAATCAATATTGGCATACATGTCTTTCAAGTCCAGGCTCAGATTTCTCCTGGCGAGGCCGGGACTGGCCGAAGGCAAAACCATCAAACCTTCCGACTTGCGGTCAAGCCCCCACTCTTTGCCGGAGCCGAGATGACCCACCAGTGACCTGTATTTATGAGAAGAAATAACAGCCACGTTGCGGATGCCCGAGTTAACCATGCTGGAAAGCACAAAATCAATCACCCGGTAGCGCCCGCCAAACGGCACGGCGGATAAACAGCGGTGCTGGGTCAGTTCAGGCATCAACTCTTCGTTTTTGATATTAGCGATAATGCCCATCATTTCCTGCATATGATCCTACTCCTTGATAAATCCGATTCTCGTTTCGTTATCAACTTATTTTCGACTGCCGCCAGCCAGCGATTTGCGAACTCTTCTTTACTCTCACCCTCCCGGGTAAAGTCACATTATCGGCAATAACCGTGAGTTCAATATTACTGACCTCATCACCGCTTTCATACCCGATGCGGCATTCGTCACCCACAATGGTGTTTTCGCCGATGATTGTCTTTTTAATCATGCAGCCTTCACCTATTTCCACTTTCGGCATGATGATGCTGTCAATCACCTTGCTCCCCTCGCCGATATAGACTCCCGTGAAGAGGACCGAGTTCTCCACCTCTCCGAGAATAACGCAGCCGTCGGGGACAAGCGCTCTCCGCACCTCAGCCCGGGGACCCAGGAAATGAGGAGGTAAAACGGGAGCCTTCGAGTATACCTTCAAATAGTCTTCAAAAATATCAAATTCCGGGTCTCTTTTAAGCAAGTCCATGTTAGCCGCGTAATAGCTTTCTATCGTTCCCACATCTTTCCAGTAGCCCCTGAAGCGGTACGCGTACATGCCCACGCCCTCACCGAGCATGCGCGGGATAACATTTTTACCGAAATCATGGTCGGACGAGGGATCGTTTTCATCCATGGCCAGGTGTTCTTTTAATACAGACCAGTTGAATATGTAAACTCCCATGGAAGCCAGGTTGCTTGCGGCTTCTTTTGGTTTTTCCTTAAATTCCGTAACTCTCCCCTCTTCGTCTGTTCTTACAATGCCAAAACGCTTGGTCTCATCCCGGGGCACTTCAATGACGGCTATGGTAACATCGGCTTGCTTTTGCCGGTGGTATTCCAGCATCAGGGAATAGTCCATCTTATAAATGTGGTCGCCGGAAATCACCAGCACGCACCTCGGATCATAATGCTCAATAAAGTCAAGGTTCTGGTAGACCGCGTTAGCCGTGCCTTTGTACCACTCCCCGCCTTTTTCTCCCATATAGGGAGGCAGCACATAAACCCCACCATCGCCCACGTCAAGGTCCCAAGCGCTCCCCACGCCGATGTAGGAATTGAGCAGCGTCGGTTTATACTGGGTCAAAACCCCGACGGTGTCTATGCCGGAATTGCTGCAGTTGCTCAAACTAAAGTCTATTATCCGGTATTTTCCGCCAAAAGGAACAGCGGGTTTGGCTATCCTTTTTGTGAGGCAGCCCAGCCTGCTTCCCTGCCCGCCGGCAAGGAGCATGGCAATACATTCTTTTCTTGGCATGCGCGTTTTCCCCTCCTTATTAACAATTTTTAGCACGAGTTTAAAACAGGTTAAACCTGCCAGATCTCCCCGGCATATTCGGCAACCGTCCTGTCGCTGCTGAACCTGCCCGACTGCGCTGTATTGCTGACAGACATCCTCAGCCATTTCCTGGTTTCCCTGTACAGCCGTTCGACCTTATCCTGGGCTTCCGTATAAGAGGAAAAATCCTTCAGGTGGAAAAACTCGTCGTTGTCAACCAGCAAAAAATTGTAGATTTCGCGGAACTCTTCTGCGGGCGCCGGCAAGAACCCGGATACCAGCTGGTCGATAACTCTTCTCAGGCGATCGCTGCGGCGGTATTCTTCCCAGGCGCTGTACCCGCCCTGTTGATAATATCCAAGCACCTCATCCACCGTCAGCCCGAAGCAGATAATATTTTCTTCGCCCACAGCATCTCTTATTTCGATGTTAGCCCCGTCCAGGGTACAGACGGTAACAGCCCCGTTCATCATGAACT
Above is a window of Peptococcaceae bacterium DNA encoding:
- a CDS encoding KH domain-containing protein — encoded protein: MKGLKELVEALVLALVDHPEEVRITEREENRIIFIELRVAPNDMGKVIGKQGRIARAIRTLVRAAAAREEGKKVIVDITQ
- a CDS encoding PHP domain-containing protein, encoding MRADLHIHTTASDGSWTPGMLVGALKKKGISMFSVTDHDSVSNLSETQELAREEGLCFIPGVEISTSVQGNLFHILGYGIDPANRRLNELLQHNTDLMNKKDDDSIRTLIKQGYRLDFEKYRNYRDDGTRGGWKALNFLIDEGLCKDAGDFFTNLFTEKYRLEFPVFPPPEEVIKTVTEAGGVPFLAHPAGNLHKRLNLPEVLEHFTQLGITGIECWHPEHDREEVNFCLDWCRKGRLDISGGSDCHGVFIKTRQLGNPQVFLEQLKLDRLKSYLGI
- the glgD gene encoding glucose-1-phosphate adenylyltransferase subunit GlgD; amino-acid sequence: MQEMMGIIANIKNEELMPELTQHRCLSAVPFGGRYRVIDFVLSSMVNSGIRNVAVISSHKYRSLVGHLGSGKEWGLDRKSEGLMVLPSASPGLARRNLSLDLKDMYANIDYLEKSRQQYVVISGNNVICNLNYQDVLVYHKQKNAHITMIYKQEKGSAADLSGVVFLGVGDDGRVNGIYRTPYKLGHNNVSMEMMIMRREFLKELIWAALASGNWDLTAVIAGNLDDIEVFAFPFKGYLARINSVESYFRHNMELLNPEISQELFFGHGPIYTKTKDGPPTRYSEGCSVTNSLVASGCIVEGSVENSVLFRGVDIGRGALVKNSIIMQKSAVEENAVLENVILDKEVVIRKGTVLKGQEGQPIVIGKNNML
- the glgA gene encoding glycogen synthase GlgA, with the protein product MKVLFAAAEGAPFAKSGGLGDVIGSLPRALQAKKVEARVIMPLYGNVPAAYRRKMKELGALTVPVSWRKQYCGINALHFEGITWYFLDNEYYFKREGLYGYGDDAERFAFFSRAVLESLPFIGFRPSVLHCHDWHTGLVSVYLRAFYSRQPFYSSLKTVFTIHNIAYQGVFPAWMLGDVVGLKDDYYHAEGLRFFDCINYLQGGIIFSDRLTTVSKTYAEEIMTPAYGENMDNVLRKRKDKLCGIINGIDGGSYNPRTDPHIYCNYRCSLRKKGQNKMRLQQELNLPVRERIPMLAVVSRLAEHKGINLLLALLPDLLKKEIQLVVLGTGDEAVERHLSAAAGMYPARMAVRNSFDESLARRIYAGSDMLLMPSRTEPCGLSQLIALRYGTIPVVRETGGLKDTVRPYNEVTGEGNGFCFGEYSADALRDAVEKALEVYKRREVWAGIVKNAVQADHSWDRSAGEYVKLYRELADW
- a CDS encoding RNA methyltransferase; the protein is MNNRVFLGLVHYPVYNKNSEIITTSITNLDIHDIARCAITYNLARYYVIHPLPTQRKLIREITDYWQTGYGAVYNPDRKEALELVELKESIEEAKQAIKAEYGGKVYTVATDARAYPHTVGYREFRSILAGEGGNNFLLLFGTGWGMSAEVINQADYILQPIYGRGSYNHLSVRSAVAIILDRVLGENWWQ
- the rpsP gene encoding 30S ribosomal protein S16, translated to MATRIRLKRMGAKKAPFYRLVVADSRSPRDGKFIEELGYYDPTKNPSIIKINEERALYWLKNGAQPSETARSLLNKTGIIAKLSE
- a CDS encoding glucose-1-phosphate adenylyltransferase; translation: MPRKECIAMLLAGGQGSRLGCLTKRIAKPAVPFGGKYRIIDFSLSNCSNSGIDTVGVLTQYKPTLLNSYIGVGSAWDLDVGDGGVYVLPPYMGEKGGEWYKGTANAVYQNLDFIEHYDPRCVLVISGDHIYKMDYSLMLEYHRQKQADVTIAVIEVPRDETKRFGIVRTDEEGRVTEFKEKPKEAASNLASMGVYIFNWSVLKEHLAMDENDPSSDHDFGKNVIPRMLGEGVGMYAYRFRGYWKDVGTIESYYAANMDLLKRDPEFDIFEDYLKVYSKAPVLPPHFLGPRAEVRRALVPDGCVILGEVENSVLFTGVYIGEGSKVIDSIIMPKVEIGEGCMIKKTIIGENTIVGDECRIGYESGDEVSNIELTVIADNVTLPGRVRVKKSSQIAGWRQSKIS
- the trmD gene encoding tRNA (guanosine(37)-N1)-methyltransferase TrmD; protein product: MDICVFTLFPEMFTGPLDNSILKKAREKGLISIKIIDYRYYSPSRHKNVDDSPFGGGAGMVLKPEPIYYALEKNCPRPGKVLLMTPQGKTFDQALAKLLASEESLAIICGHYEGYDERIRALSDYELSIGDYVLTGGELPAMVVIDAVCRLLPGVLGEKESPLTDSFYDGLLEHPQYTRPRDFRGMRVPDVLLSGNHEQIRVWRRKESLRRTLLRRPDLLAKASLSEEDRELLEEIAREERQKDE
- the rimM gene encoding ribosome maturation factor RimM (Essential for efficient processing of 16S rRNA) yields the protein MEQFIKIGQIVNTHGCRGELKVLPLTDDPGRFEELTQVYVFRKDRDYIKYNVASARIHKGMVLVAFAEINDLLEAEKMKGLYLELPVSELKPLPEGHYYIFQLIGLNVYEDDKLLGKMIDVIKTGSNDVYVVKAVGSKKEILIPALKEVVEKIDLSSGAIRVKLPPGLLDL
- the ffh gene encoding signal recognition particle protein is translated as MAFEGLAEKLQKAFKVLRGKGKVSEKDVEQALREVRMALLEADVNYKVVKDFIGKVKERAVGAEVMASLTPGQQVIKIVHEEMTRLMGGTASKITTASRPPTVIMLVGLQGSGKTTTCGKLARLLKRQGRRPLLVAGDVYRPAAVKQLEILGEQVEVPVFSRGDKHDPVDIARAAKEYAECQGLDVVIIDTAGRLHIDDELMTELERMKSACRPHEILLVVDAMTGQDAVNAAEVFNGRLGLDGVILTKLEGDTRGGAAISVKAVTGKPIKFAGMGEKLDSLEPFHPDRMASRILGMGDVLTLIEKAQASVDAQKAAELERKLRKSEYTLEDFLDQLQQMRSMGPISQLMDMLPGMGKVKGWQGMEISEKDIKRTEAIVLSMTKEERRKPEIINGSRRKRIAAGSGTSVQEVNRLIKQYEQSQKMFKQFGQMQQLAKGGKKGGFGFPFFK